The following proteins come from a genomic window of Coffea arabica cultivar ET-39 chromosome 11c, Coffea Arabica ET-39 HiFi, whole genome shotgun sequence:
- the LOC113716008 gene encoding lignin-forming anionic peroxidase-like, whose protein sequence is MAVNKLFGAISALSLLLLLSSFGCKAQLSPTFYDYTCPNALTTIRSTIRSAISCERRLAASLIRLHFHDCFVQGCDGSVLLDETPTIQSEKTSKANNDSARGFNVIEDAKTAVEKICPGVVSCADILAVAARDSSAAVGGPSWTVKLGRRDSTTASRSLADSDLPAPFHQLDRLITLFSNKGFTPREMVALSGAHTVGQAQCFTFQQRIYSNGADIDAGFASTRRRRCPPTGRNSNLAPLDLVTPNQFDNNYYKNLVQKKGLLISDQTLFNGSSTDNFVTEYSQNPQTFSSDFSAAMIKMGDLSPLTGQDGIIRRVCSAIN, encoded by the exons ATGGCTGTGAACAAACTTTTTGGTGCAATTTCTGCACTATCTCTACTGCTTCTTCTTTCGAGCTTTGGTTGTAAAGCACAACTTTCACCTACATTTTATGATTATACTTGCCCGAATGCTCTCACTACAATCCGTTCCACTATCCGGTCAGCGATATCGTGTGAACGGAGGTTGGCCGCGTCGTTGATTCGCCTCCATTTCCATGATTGCTTCGTGCAG GGTTGTGATGGATCAGTTTTGCTTGATGAGACCCCTACAATTCAAAGTGAGAAGACATCAAAGGCGAATAATGATTCTGCAAGAGGTTTCAATGTTATAGAGGATGCTAAGACCGCAGTGGAGAAAATATGTCCAGGAGTTGTTTCTTGTGCAGATATTCTTGCAGTTGCTGCAAGAGATTCATCCGCTGCT GTGGGTGGTCCTTCGTGGACTGTAAAGCTTGGAAGAAGAGATTCTACCACTGCCAGTCGTTCCCTAGCAGACAGTGATCTTCCTGCTCCTTTTCACCAGCTTGATAGACTTATTACCCTATTTTCAAACAAGGGTTTTACTCCGAGGGAAATGGTTGCCCTATCAG GAGCCCATACGGTAGGCCAGGCACAATGCTTTACATTCCAGCAAAGGATATATAGTAACGGAGCAGATATTGATGCAGGCTTTGCCAGCACCCGCCGTCGCCGGTGCCCACCAACCGGCAGAAATAGCAATTTGGCACCACTTGATTTGGTGACACCAAATCAATTCGACAACAACTACTACAAGAATCTTGTGCAGAAGAAAGGCCTTCTAATATCAGACCAAACCCTTTTCAATGGATCGTCAACTGATAATTTTGTTACAGAATATAGCCAAAATCCTCAAACCTTCTCTTCTGATTTTAGTGCAGCAATGATTAAAATGGGTGATTTAAGCCCCCTTACAGGTCAAGATGGGATCATTAGACGTGTTTGCAGTGCTATAAACTAG